A single Stutzerimonas stutzeri DNA region contains:
- a CDS encoding FAD-binding oxidoreductase — MTAVSDDLIRDIEAVVGEAGIVRDTERMPRYLSDWRNAYRGVAALVVRPASTEQVAQVVRLCHLAGVALVPQGGNTGLCGGSIPDMSGEQVVLSLTRMTRIRDVDTANETITAEAGVILQTLQDAAAKVERLFPLSLGAQGSCTLGGNLATNAGGTAVLRYGNMRDLALGLEVVLPDGRIWNGLRGLRKDNTGYDLKHLFIGSEGTLGIITAAVLKLYPAVRSTTTAWVALPSAQAAVQLIGIIRGLCGDRLTGFELMSRQSVEFVLSHIPGCNDRFAEPHPWYVLIELSDTQPDAPLNELLEGAIGEALERALVIDAVLATSEAQVAALWALREGISEAQNHEGPSLKHDISVPVSSIPAFIEATDRRLLERFPGVRIVAYGHLGDGNLHYNISKPVGADDAWFKAQQDAITQVIYDAAVGLQGSISAEHGIGQAKRTAAARYKDPLELELMRAIKATLDPHGLMNPGKVI, encoded by the coding sequence ATGACCGCAGTGTCTGACGATTTGATCCGTGATATCGAAGCGGTGGTCGGCGAGGCCGGCATCGTACGCGATACCGAACGCATGCCGCGTTACCTGAGTGATTGGCGCAACGCCTATCGCGGTGTGGCAGCGCTGGTGGTACGTCCGGCCAGTACCGAGCAAGTCGCGCAGGTGGTGCGCCTGTGCCATCTGGCAGGCGTGGCGCTGGTACCTCAAGGGGGCAATACGGGGCTGTGCGGCGGCTCCATTCCGGATATGAGCGGCGAGCAGGTGGTCCTTTCGCTGACTCGAATGACGCGTATCCGCGACGTCGACACCGCCAACGAAACCATCACAGCCGAGGCGGGCGTGATCCTGCAGACCCTGCAGGACGCTGCGGCAAAGGTTGAGCGGCTGTTCCCGCTGTCGCTCGGCGCCCAGGGCAGCTGTACGCTGGGTGGCAACCTCGCCACCAATGCAGGCGGTACGGCGGTACTGCGCTATGGCAACATGCGCGACCTTGCGCTGGGACTGGAAGTGGTGCTGCCGGACGGGCGCATCTGGAACGGCCTGCGCGGATTGCGCAAGGACAACACCGGCTACGACCTCAAGCACCTGTTCATCGGCTCGGAAGGGACGCTGGGAATCATCACCGCGGCGGTGCTCAAGCTTTACCCTGCTGTGCGCAGTACGACCACTGCCTGGGTTGCACTGCCCAGTGCCCAGGCCGCGGTGCAACTCATTGGCATTATCCGCGGGCTCTGCGGTGATCGCCTGACCGGCTTCGAGCTGATGTCGCGCCAGAGTGTCGAGTTCGTGCTCAGCCACATCCCCGGCTGTAACGATCGCTTCGCCGAGCCGCATCCCTGGTACGTCCTGATCGAGCTCAGCGATACCCAGCCGGACGCGCCGCTTAACGAACTGCTTGAAGGCGCAATCGGCGAGGCACTGGAACGAGCGCTGGTGATCGATGCCGTGCTCGCGACGAGCGAGGCGCAGGTGGCCGCATTGTGGGCCCTGCGCGAGGGCATATCCGAGGCGCAGAACCACGAAGGGCCAAGCCTCAAGCACGACATCAGCGTCCCGGTGAGTTCAATTCCAGCGTTCATCGAAGCCACCGATCGTCGCCTGCTGGAGCGGTTTCCAGGGGTGCGCATCGTTGCTTACGGCCATCTCGGAGACGGCAACCTGCACTACAACATCAGCAAACCGGTGGGGGCCGACGATGCGTGGTTCAAGGCGCAGCAGGACGCGATCACCCAGGTGATCTACGATGCCGCCGTCGGTCTCCAGGGCAGCATCAGCGCCGAGCACGGAATCGGCCAGGCCAAGCGCACGGCCGCCGCGCGCTACAAGGACCCGCTGGAACTCGAACTGATGCGCGCCATCAAGGCAACGCTCGATCCTCACGGCCTGATGAACCCCGGCAAAGTGATCTGA
- a CDS encoding enolase C-terminal domain-like protein: MLDAKTPTPTVTEMRVIPVAGYDSMLLNLCGAHAPYFTRNLVILTDSAGRTGIGEVPGGEGIRQALERTKGQVVGQPIGRYNGVLNALRRAISGGASGGPQTTRHQVTSDAEAAVLQQPHEINLRLDNVITAVEAALLDLLGQHLDVPVAELLGSGQQRNTVPMLAYLFYIGDRTRTDLPYLPGNGSADDWYHIRHQQAVTPEAIVRLAEAAAARYGFKDFKVKGGVMRGNEEMQAIAAIKARFPEARVTLDPNGAWSLAEAIEICKGQGHILSYAEDPCGPENGYSGREIMAEFKRATGIPTATNMIATDWRQMGHSLRLEAVDIPLADPHFWTMQGSVRLAQMCEQFGLTWGSHSNNHFDVSLAMFTHAAAAAPGNITAIDTHWIWQEGQERLTREPLQIVGGEVQVPDRPGLGIEPDMDRIMAAHALYNKVATGARDDAMAMQYLVPGWQYDPKRPSLGRP; this comes from the coding sequence ATGCTAGACGCAAAAACGCCGACCCCGACAGTAACCGAGATGCGGGTCATTCCGGTGGCAGGATACGACAGCATGCTGCTGAACCTGTGTGGCGCTCATGCTCCGTACTTCACCCGCAATCTGGTGATTCTTACAGACAGCGCAGGACGTACCGGCATCGGCGAGGTCCCGGGTGGCGAAGGCATTCGCCAGGCACTGGAGCGCACCAAGGGGCAGGTCGTCGGGCAGCCTATCGGTCGCTACAACGGCGTGTTGAACGCGTTGCGTCGAGCCATCTCGGGTGGCGCATCCGGGGGTCCGCAGACCACTCGGCACCAAGTCACCTCGGACGCGGAAGCCGCCGTATTGCAGCAACCGCACGAAATCAACCTGCGGCTGGACAATGTGATCACAGCGGTCGAAGCGGCCCTTCTCGACCTCCTTGGCCAGCATCTCGACGTGCCGGTCGCCGAGTTGCTCGGCAGCGGCCAGCAGCGCAACACGGTGCCGATGCTGGCGTATCTCTTCTATATAGGTGATCGCACCCGTACCGACCTGCCCTATCTGCCTGGCAACGGTTCGGCGGATGACTGGTATCACATCCGTCATCAGCAGGCAGTCACGCCCGAGGCGATCGTGCGGCTCGCAGAAGCAGCCGCTGCGCGTTACGGCTTCAAGGATTTCAAAGTCAAGGGCGGCGTCATGCGCGGCAACGAAGAGATGCAGGCGATCGCCGCTATCAAGGCGCGCTTTCCGGAGGCTCGCGTGACGCTGGATCCCAATGGCGCCTGGTCGCTGGCCGAGGCCATCGAGATCTGCAAGGGCCAGGGGCACATTCTTTCGTACGCCGAAGACCCTTGTGGCCCGGAAAACGGCTACTCGGGCCGCGAAATCATGGCCGAATTCAAGCGCGCCACGGGTATTCCCACCGCGACCAACATGATCGCTACCGATTGGCGGCAGATGGGCCATTCGCTGCGCCTCGAGGCCGTCGACATCCCGCTGGCCGATCCGCATTTCTGGACCATGCAGGGCTCGGTCCGGCTGGCGCAGATGTGCGAGCAGTTCGGTCTGACCTGGGGTTCGCATTCCAACAATCACTTCGACGTCTCGCTGGCGATGTTCACCCATGCAGCGGCCGCTGCGCCGGGCAACATCACGGCCATCGACACCCACTGGATCTGGCAGGAAGGCCAGGAACGACTGACCCGCGAACCGCTGCAGATCGTCGGCGGCGAGGTGCAGGTGCCGGACAGACCTGGCCTCGGCATCGAGCCGGACATGGATCGGATCATGGCCGCGCACGCGCTGTACAACAAGGTCGCCACCGGCGCCCGCGACGACGCCATGGCCATGCAATACCTGGTGCCTGGCTGGCAGTACGACCCCAAGCGACCGAGCCTGGGTCGCCCATAA
- the gudD gene encoding glucarate dehydratase: MNNPVNQGAPVITELQVVPVAGQDSMLLNLSGAHGPYFTRNILILKDSAGNTGVGEVPGGEAIRQTLEDAGSILLGQSVGNHNALLNQARRAFADRDSAGRGLQTFDLRVAIHAITALESALLDLLGQHLGVPVAALLGDGQQRDEVEMLGYLFYIADRNRTDLGYRDESSAGDSWFRVRNEQALTPEAVVRQAEAAYARYGFKDFKLKGGVLPGREEVKAIRALAERFPDARITLDPNGAWSLAEAIELCKDLHGVLAYAEDPCGAENGYSGREVMAEFRRATGLPTATNMIATDWRQMGHTIQLQSVDIPLADPHFWTMSGSVRVAQMCNDWGLTWGSHSNNHFDISLAMFTHVAAAAPGRITAIDTHWIWQDGQYLTREPLQIVGGKVAVPAKPGLGVELDRDALYKAHELYLEKGLGARDDAMAMQYLIPDWTFDNKRPCMVR, from the coding sequence ATGAATAACCCAGTCAATCAGGGCGCTCCGGTAATTACCGAACTCCAGGTGGTTCCGGTCGCTGGCCAGGACAGCATGCTGCTCAACCTCAGCGGCGCACACGGCCCCTATTTCACCCGCAACATCCTCATTCTCAAAGACAGTGCCGGCAACACCGGTGTCGGCGAAGTGCCCGGCGGCGAGGCGATTCGCCAGACGCTCGAAGACGCCGGCAGCATCCTGCTCGGCCAGTCGGTCGGCAATCACAACGCGTTGCTCAACCAGGCGCGCAGGGCGTTTGCCGACCGGGATTCAGCCGGGCGCGGTCTGCAGACCTTCGATCTGCGTGTCGCCATTCATGCCATCACCGCGCTCGAGTCGGCGCTGTTGGACCTGCTTGGCCAGCACCTGGGCGTACCGGTGGCGGCTTTGCTGGGCGACGGCCAGCAGCGCGATGAGGTCGAGATGCTCGGTTACCTCTTCTACATTGCCGATCGCAACAGGACCGACCTTGGCTATCGTGATGAATCGAGCGCAGGCGACAGCTGGTTCCGCGTGCGCAATGAGCAAGCGCTGACGCCGGAGGCCGTGGTGCGACAGGCTGAGGCCGCCTACGCGCGATACGGCTTCAAGGATTTCAAACTCAAAGGCGGTGTGCTGCCAGGCCGTGAGGAGGTCAAGGCGATTCGCGCGTTGGCCGAACGCTTCCCCGACGCGCGTATCACGCTGGACCCCAACGGCGCATGGTCGCTGGCCGAAGCCATCGAGCTGTGCAAGGACCTGCACGGCGTGCTGGCCTATGCCGAAGATCCTTGCGGTGCCGAAAACGGCTACTCCGGCCGCGAGGTGATGGCCGAGTTCCGGCGCGCCACCGGGCTGCCGACCGCCACCAACATGATCGCCACGGACTGGAGGCAGATGGGCCACACGATCCAGCTGCAGTCAGTCGACATTCCACTGGCCGATCCGCACTTCTGGACCATGAGCGGGTCGGTGCGCGTCGCCCAGATGTGCAATGACTGGGGCCTGACCTGGGGCTCGCATTCCAACAATCATTTCGATATCTCGCTGGCGATGTTTACCCACGTGGCGGCAGCCGCGCCGGGCAGAATCACCGCTATCGATACACACTGGATCTGGCAGGACGGCCAATACCTGACGCGCGAGCCGCTGCAGATCGTCGGCGGCAAGGTGGCCGTACCGGCCAAACCAGGCCTTGGTGTCGAACTGGACCGGGATGCGCTGTACAAGGCCCACGAGCTTTACCTGGAGAAAGGCCTCGGCGCGCGGGACGATGCGATGGCCATGCAGTACCTGATCCCCGATTGGACGTTCGACAACAAGCGGCCCTGCATGGTGCGTTGA
- the garD gene encoding galactarate dehydratase translates to MELIQHQDSPRYIRLNEADNVAVVVNDGGVPIGARFEDGLVTAESVPQSHKVALVDIAIDQPVRRYGQIIGYALEPIARGAWVKETQLRMPSAPPLDSLPMADAVPERLEPLDGYTFEGYRNADGTVGTRNILGITTTVQCVTGVLDHAVARIRAQLLPKYPNVDDVVALTHSYGCGVAINAKDAYIPIRTVRNLARNPNLGGEALVISLGCEKLQAEQVMHEGDASVDLSEPWLYRLQESSSGFGEMIEQIMALAEARLQKLNRRQRETVPACELILGMQCGGSDAFSGITANPALGYASDLLIRAGATVMFSEVTEVRDAIYMLTSRAETPQIAEALVREMDWYDQYLERGAADRSANTTPGNKKGGLSNIVEKSLGSIVKSGSSAINGVLGPGERFNGKGLIYCATPASDFVCGTLQLAAGMNLHVFTTGRGTPYGLAMAPVVKVSTRTELAERWPDLIDVDAGRIATGRSSIEELGWELFHYYLDVASGRKKTWAEQHRIHNDITLFNPAPIT, encoded by the coding sequence GTGGAACTGATACAGCATCAAGATTCGCCCCGTTACATTCGCCTGAACGAGGCGGACAACGTGGCTGTGGTGGTCAACGACGGCGGCGTGCCCATCGGTGCTCGTTTCGAGGACGGCCTGGTCACGGCCGAATCGGTGCCGCAGAGCCATAAGGTCGCGTTGGTGGATATCGCCATCGACCAGCCGGTGCGCCGTTACGGCCAGATCATCGGCTATGCCCTGGAACCCATCGCACGCGGTGCGTGGGTCAAGGAAACCCAGCTGCGCATGCCGTCCGCGCCGCCGCTGGACAGCCTGCCCATGGCCGACGCCGTGCCGGAGCGGCTCGAGCCGCTCGACGGTTATACCTTCGAAGGCTATCGCAACGCCGACGGAACCGTCGGCACGCGCAACATCCTGGGCATCACGACCACCGTGCAATGTGTGACCGGCGTACTCGATCATGCCGTGGCGCGCATCCGCGCGCAATTGCTGCCCAAGTACCCCAACGTCGATGACGTGGTGGCCCTGACCCACAGCTATGGCTGCGGCGTGGCCATCAACGCCAAGGATGCCTACATCCCCATTCGCACCGTGCGTAACCTGGCGCGCAACCCCAACCTGGGCGGCGAAGCCCTGGTGATCAGCCTCGGCTGCGAGAAGCTGCAGGCCGAGCAGGTGATGCACGAAGGCGACGCTTCGGTCGACCTGAGCGAGCCCTGGCTGTATCGCCTGCAGGAATCAAGTAGCGGGTTCGGTGAAATGATCGAGCAGATCATGGCGCTGGCCGAAGCACGTCTGCAAAAGCTCAATCGCCGACAGCGTGAGACCGTGCCGGCTTGCGAGCTGATCCTGGGTATGCAATGTGGTGGCAGCGATGCCTTCTCGGGGATCACCGCCAATCCGGCACTGGGCTACGCCTCGGACCTGCTGATACGGGCGGGGGCTACGGTGATGTTTTCTGAAGTGACCGAAGTACGCGACGCCATCTACATGCTCACCTCACGCGCCGAAACCCCACAGATTGCCGAGGCGCTGGTGCGCGAGATGGATTGGTATGACCAGTATCTGGAGCGTGGAGCAGCCGATCGCAGCGCGAACACGACCCCGGGCAACAAGAAGGGAGGCCTGTCGAACATTGTCGAAAAGTCGTTGGGCTCGATCGTCAAATCCGGCAGCAGTGCCATCAACGGCGTACTCGGTCCCGGCGAGCGGTTCAACGGCAAGGGCCTTATCTATTGCGCAACGCCCGCCAGCGACTTCGTCTGCGGCACGCTACAGCTGGCTGCCGGGATGAATCTGCACGTGTTCACGACCGGTCGTGGTACCCCTTATGGGCTGGCCATGGCGCCGGTGGTCAAGGTGTCCACTCGCACCGAGCTGGCTGAGCGCTGGCCGGACCTGATCGATGTGGATGCCGGTCGCATCGCCACGGGTCGCTCCAGTATCGAGGAACTCGGCTGGGAACTGTTCCATTACTACCTGGACGTGGCCAGCGGCCGCAAGAAGACCTGGGCCGAGCAGCACAGGATTCACAACGACATCACCTTGTTCAACCCGGCGCCGATCACTTGA
- a CDS encoding aldehyde dehydrogenase family protein has protein sequence MADVKRYDNYIGGQWVAGNNYQANVNPSDLSDVVGEYAQADAEQVQAAIAAARKAFPAWSTSGIQARADALEKVGLEILARREELGALLAREEGKTLPEAIGEVARAGNIFKFFAGECLRQAGETLQSVRPGVSVEVTREPLGVIGLITPWNFPIAIPAWKIAPALAYGNCVVIKPADLVPGCAWAIAEIISRSGFPAGVFNLVMGKGREVGEAIVSDKRVDGVSFTGSVGVGRGIANTCVNRGAKVQLEMGGKNPQIILDDANLDTAVELATQSAFYSTGQRCTASSRIIVTEGIYDRFVEAMIQRIKKIKVGSALEQGVDVGPVVSQAQLDQDLRYIALGQEEGARLACGGERVSCTTEGYFLAPTLFVDSTVDMRISREEIFGPVANVVRVKDYDEALAMANDTEFGLSAGICTTSLKYANHFKRHSQAGMVMVNLPTAGVDYHVPFGGRKGSSYGPREQGRYAQEFYTTVKTTYIG, from the coding sequence GTGGCAGACGTAAAACGTTACGACAACTACATCGGTGGCCAGTGGGTCGCTGGCAATAACTATCAGGCCAACGTCAATCCGTCCGATCTGTCGGATGTGGTGGGCGAATACGCGCAGGCCGATGCCGAGCAGGTGCAAGCCGCTATCGCCGCGGCGCGCAAGGCGTTCCCGGCGTGGTCCACGTCCGGCATCCAGGCGCGAGCCGATGCGTTGGAAAAGGTCGGTCTGGAAATTCTCGCCCGTCGTGAGGAGCTGGGCGCGCTGTTGGCGCGCGAAGAAGGCAAGACCCTGCCCGAAGCCATTGGCGAGGTTGCCCGCGCCGGCAACATCTTCAAGTTCTTCGCCGGTGAATGCCTGCGCCAGGCAGGCGAGACCCTGCAGTCGGTACGCCCTGGTGTGAGCGTCGAGGTGACCCGCGAACCGCTGGGGGTCATCGGTCTGATCACGCCATGGAACTTCCCCATCGCCATTCCGGCCTGGAAGATTGCCCCAGCCCTGGCGTATGGCAACTGCGTGGTGATCAAGCCTGCCGACCTGGTGCCCGGCTGCGCCTGGGCCATTGCCGAGATCATTTCCCGGTCCGGCTTCCCCGCCGGCGTGTTCAATCTGGTGATGGGCAAGGGGCGCGAAGTCGGCGAGGCGATCGTCAGCGACAAGCGCGTCGACGGCGTCAGCTTCACCGGCTCGGTTGGCGTGGGCCGCGGCATTGCCAATACCTGCGTCAACCGTGGTGCCAAGGTTCAGTTGGAGATGGGCGGCAAGAATCCGCAGATCATCCTCGACGATGCCAATCTCGACACGGCGGTCGAACTGGCGACCCAGAGCGCGTTCTACTCCACGGGCCAGCGTTGCACAGCGTCCAGCCGGATTATCGTGACCGAAGGCATCTACGACCGTTTCGTGGAGGCCATGATCCAGCGCATCAAGAAGATCAAGGTAGGTTCGGCATTGGAGCAGGGTGTGGATGTCGGCCCCGTCGTGTCGCAGGCTCAGCTGGACCAGGACCTGCGTTACATCGCGCTGGGCCAGGAGGAGGGCGCGCGCCTGGCCTGTGGTGGCGAGCGGGTCAGTTGCACCACCGAAGGTTATTTCCTGGCGCCGACCTTGTTCGTCGACAGCACGGTCGATATGCGAATCAGCCGTGAAGAGATCTTCGGCCCGGTGGCCAACGTGGTCCGCGTCAAGGACTACGACGAGGCGCTGGCGATGGCCAATGACACCGAATTCGGTTTGTCGGCGGGTATCTGCACCACTTCGCTGAAGTATGCCAATCACTTCAAGCGCCACTCCCAGGCGGGCATGGTGATGGTGAACCTGCCAACCGCGGGCGTCGATTACCACGTGCCGTTCGGCGGGCGCAAAGGGTCCTCCTACGGACCACGCGAGCAAGGGCGGTATGCCCAGGAGTTCTACACGACCGTGAAGACCACCTATATCGGCTGA
- a CDS encoding aldose 1-epimerase has protein sequence MTEAESNLTEIELRHGPLRLAVCPALGGAITRLSFDRVDLLRPWDGTDSVRRTGCFVLAPFSNRVGDAAFDHAGRRYPLRCLSPDHPLPIHGVAWKRAWTVAERGPASLTLGYTHDPEGEAALDWPFAFALEHRIQLGERGIVLDLRLRNLDSRSMPAGLGWHPYFLRHGDCRLQFSARAVWQNDLRNLPAELTPIPARWDFTDLRALQEPGLDHCFVGFSGPVRIGWPTQGLALTIDASGALDHLVVFTPPAQMGFFAVEPVSHVNNAFAMADPAANGVRILGPGEAMQASCRFEVERVPHGLVE, from the coding sequence ATGACCGAAGCTGAATCCAATTTGACCGAGATCGAACTGCGTCACGGCCCGCTGCGGTTGGCAGTGTGCCCGGCACTGGGCGGTGCGATCACGCGCCTGAGCTTCGACCGGGTCGATTTGCTGCGGCCCTGGGACGGCACCGACAGCGTGCGCCGTACCGGTTGCTTCGTTCTCGCGCCTTTTTCCAATCGTGTCGGCGATGCGGCGTTCGATCACGCGGGCCGGCGCTATCCGCTGCGCTGCCTGTCGCCGGATCACCCGCTGCCGATTCACGGCGTGGCCTGGAAACGGGCCTGGACGGTGGCCGAGCGAGGTCCGGCCAGCCTGACCCTTGGCTACACCCATGATCCCGAAGGCGAGGCCGCACTGGACTGGCCGTTCGCGTTCGCGCTGGAGCACAGGATCCAGCTTGGCGAGCGCGGCATTGTGCTGGATTTGCGCCTGCGCAACCTGGACAGCCGCTCGATGCCCGCCGGGCTCGGCTGGCACCCGTACTTCCTGCGCCATGGCGATTGCCGATTGCAGTTCAGTGCTCGCGCCGTCTGGCAGAACGATCTTCGAAACCTGCCGGCGGAGCTGACGCCGATCCCGGCGCGGTGGGATTTCACCGATCTTCGGGCATTGCAGGAACCGGGGCTGGACCACTGCTTTGTCGGTTTCAGCGGACCCGTGCGCATCGGCTGGCCAACGCAGGGCCTGGCGTTGACCATCGACGCCAGCGGGGCGCTGGATCATCTGGTGGTGTTCACACCGCCTGCCCAGATGGGCTTCTTTGCGGTCGAACCGGTATCGCATGTCAATAATGCGTTCGCCATGGCCGATCCGGCGGCTAATGGCGTGCGCATCCTGGGTCCCGGCGAGGCCATGCAAGCCAGTTGCCGGTTCGAGGTCGAGCGGGTGCCCCACGGGCTCGTCGAGTGA
- the kdgD gene encoding 5-dehydro-4-deoxyglucarate dehydratase: MNPQELKAILSSGLLSFPVTDFDSQGDFNRAGYIKRLEWLAPYGATALFAAGGTGEFFSLTPQEYPDVIKTAVDTCAGQVPILAGVGGPTRQAIAYAQEAERLGAKGLLLLPHYLTEASQEGVARHVEEVCKSVDIGVVVYNRNVCRLTAPLLEQLAERCPNLIGYKDGLGDIELMVSIRRRLGDRLSYLGGLPTAEVYAAAYKALGVPVYSSAVFNFVPKLAMDFYHAISRDDHETVGKMIDEFFLPYLDIRNRRKGYAVSIVKAGARISGYDAGPVRAPLTDLLPDEYEALAALIKKQGAQ, encoded by the coding sequence ATGAATCCACAAGAACTGAAAGCCATCCTCTCTTCTGGCCTGCTGTCTTTCCCGGTCACCGATTTCGACTCGCAAGGCGACTTCAACCGCGCCGGGTACATCAAGCGGCTGGAATGGTTGGCGCCTTATGGCGCAACGGCACTCTTCGCTGCCGGCGGCACCGGCGAGTTCTTTTCGCTGACCCCCCAGGAATATCCGGATGTCATCAAGACCGCCGTCGATACCTGCGCGGGCCAGGTCCCGATTCTCGCCGGTGTCGGTGGTCCGACCCGCCAGGCGATCGCCTACGCTCAGGAAGCCGAACGCCTTGGCGCGAAGGGGCTGCTGCTGCTGCCACATTACTTGACCGAAGCGAGCCAGGAAGGGGTCGCCAGGCATGTGGAAGAAGTGTGCAAGTCGGTCGATATCGGCGTTGTGGTCTACAACCGCAATGTATGCCGCCTGACCGCGCCGTTGCTCGAGCAACTGGCCGAGCGTTGCCCGAACCTGATCGGCTACAAGGACGGTCTGGGGGATATCGAACTGATGGTGTCCATCCGGCGTCGGCTGGGCGACCGGCTGAGCTATCTGGGCGGCCTGCCGACCGCAGAGGTCTATGCCGCCGCCTACAAGGCGCTCGGCGTTCCGGTGTATTCCTCGGCGGTGTTCAACTTCGTGCCCAAGCTTGCGATGGACTTCTACCACGCAATCTCCCGTGACGATCATGAAACCGTCGGCAAGATGATCGATGAGTTCTTCCTGCCTTATCTCGATATCCGCAACCGCCGCAAGGGCTACGCCGTCAGCATCGTCAAGGCGGGCGCGCGTATTTCCGGCTACGACGCAGGCCCGGTCCGTGCACCGCTGACCGATTTGCTGCCGGATGAATACGAGGCGCTCGCTGCGCTGATCAAGAAGCAGGGCGCTCAATAA
- a CDS encoding 2-hydroxyacid dehydrogenase → MTCILQIGPLTERFNRTLAAKHEVLPAWEHDFDALLDRHAGRIEIVVTSARFGCSEGTIERLPNLRAILSFGVGYDAIDMAAARARGIVVSNTPDVLNDCVADLAFGLIIDCARQMTRADRFVRAGEWPSGGVPLAMRVSGKRLGIVGLGRIGEAVAKRSSGFDMQVRYHNRRPVEGCAYGYEANLAALARWCDFLVLTCPGGEGTRHLIGREVLDALGPQGILVNVSRGSVVDETALVAALLEGRLGGAGLDVYAREPEIPSALFELPNVVLLPHIGSATEETRLEMEQLLLANLQALLDSNELLTPV, encoded by the coding sequence GTGACCTGCATTCTCCAGATCGGCCCACTGACGGAACGATTCAACCGCACCCTGGCGGCGAAGCATGAAGTGCTACCGGCCTGGGAACACGATTTTGACGCGCTGCTCGACCGCCATGCCGGGCGCATCGAGATTGTCGTGACCTCGGCCCGCTTCGGATGCAGCGAGGGGACAATCGAGCGGCTGCCCAATCTGCGTGCAATCCTGAGTTTCGGTGTCGGCTACGATGCCATCGACATGGCCGCTGCCAGGGCGCGCGGTATCGTTGTAAGCAACACGCCAGACGTGCTCAACGACTGTGTGGCCGATCTCGCGTTCGGGCTGATCATTGACTGCGCGAGGCAGATGACGCGCGCCGATCGCTTCGTCCGCGCCGGTGAATGGCCGTCCGGTGGCGTGCCATTGGCCATGCGGGTGAGCGGCAAGCGGCTTGGTATCGTCGGGCTCGGTCGCATCGGCGAAGCCGTCGCCAAGCGTTCTTCGGGGTTCGATATGCAGGTGCGCTATCACAATCGCCGACCGGTAGAGGGTTGCGCGTATGGCTACGAAGCGAACCTCGCGGCATTGGCGCGCTGGTGCGATTTCCTCGTGCTGACCTGCCCGGGCGGCGAGGGTACGCGCCACCTGATTGGACGCGAAGTGCTCGATGCGCTGGGGCCGCAGGGCATCCTGGTGAACGTCTCGCGCGGTTCGGTCGTGGACGAAACGGCGTTGGTCGCCGCCTTGCTCGAAGGACGTCTGGGTGGCGCGGGGCTGGACGTCTACGCGCGGGAGCCGGAGATTCCCTCGGCGCTGTTCGAGCTGCCCAACGTCGTCCTGCTGCCGCATATCGGCAGCGCCACCGAGGAAACCCGCTTGGAGATGGAGCAATTGCTGTTGGCCAACCTGCAGGCTCTGCTCGACAGCAATGAATTGCTGACGCCGGTCTGA